The Coriobacteriia bacterium genome includes the window TACGACCTCAACGCCTACGGTGGTGGCGACGGCACGAAGGTCGTTCGCAGCGCTCCGACCATCAAGGGTGGCAGGGTCAAGTACAGCGGTGACGGCGTCTATGTGTACGCTGCGGCCGACGTTTCCGAAGGGGAAACCTCCGCGACCGTTATCGCTGCGCCGGTCATCACCGACAGCAGTGTGGCCGCGGCGTGGAACTACGGCATCTACGCGAATGCCTACACCAATGGCATGGGTACAGCGAAGACCGACGCCACCATTCACAACACGCCGGTGTACGCCTACTACGGCATCTACCTCTACGCGAACTCGAGCAACGGTGATGCCGTCGAGTCTTCGGACATCAGCGGTCACTCGTCCGCAGACTACATGCGAGTTCAGTCGTTCGACGGCGATGCCGTCTTTGCAAGTTCATACTCCGCCCAGGGCGACGCCACGTCGACGACGAGGGCCAAGTACCTCTTCGCCAGTGGCTATTACGGCATGGTGGACGTCCGCTCGGACGCTCCGAACGGCACCGCTACCAACGACGCCTACATCGCCTACAACGTGGGTGACGCGAAGTGGGGCATGTACGACGATGGCATCAGCTCAGTCGCAACCGGTGAGCGGGTCGTTTCGACTCCGGAGATTCGCGGCAACACGGTCAAGAAGCCGTACTACGACGGCATCGCCGTATGGGCCGACGCGTCGAGCGCCGAGAGCACGGTTCAGCCGGTCGTGGCGAACAACACGATCGACAAGTCGCTCTGGGGCTACGGTCTCGATATCGGTAGCGCCTACAGTGACTCTTCCAACGGTCTGAGCCTGACCGGCAACAAGATCACGGACACCTACTACGGTGGCATTTACGCCAGCAACTTCCCGTACGGCTATGTCCAGCGAAACCACATCTCAGGTTCGGGACTTTCGAACCCCTCGGCCGACGTTGATGACATCGCCGGTGTCTACTGGTTCGGCAGCAAGGCCGCGCATATCGAGAAGAACGACATCTCGAGCACGCGCGTTGGTGTCGCGATCGCTGGCGCCACGGGCAACCCGTCGGTCCGCTGGAACAACTTCGGCGGTCCGCTCGGCGGAGAGGACTTCTCCTGGGTGCGTCCGCACAACCTGTCGTTCGACGTCGCGGGCTCGACGCCGGGTGTCAAGGTCGATGCGCGCAGCAACTGGTGGAGCACCACCAACTCCACCAGAATCGCCCGCACGATTGACGTACAGGGCGGCGTGGCCTCTACGTACGTGAACTACACCTCACCGTGGAGCGCGTACACCGCGCACTAGTCCGCCGGTAGCGCTTCTCCTGATGGGGTCCGACCGAGCAACGGTCGGGCCCCATCTCGCGTTCTTGGCACCCGCGCGGGGTGGTACTGTTGGTAGTCGCCCGATAGGGGCCGCCTGCCCACCGCATGCACTGGAGGCGTGACCTGCTTCAAGATAGAAACACACTGCTTGTTGTCGCCGCCCGCTTCATCTCACGAGTGGGTGGCACCGCCGTCTTCTTCATCGGTGTGTGGGGTGTGGCGGCGTACACCTACCATGCGAGCGCCAAGACCCTCGCGTTCGTCATGGCGGGCAACAGCATCGCATCCATCATCGGATCGGTTATCGCCGGGGTATTGGTCGACAGAATCGGGCCGCGCCGGGTTCTCATATATGCGGAGCTACTCACTATCCCCGTCGTCATCGCGCTGGTCATGGCGGACTCCTGGGGGGTCTTCGTGGGTCTCGCATGGCTGCTCGGGCTCGTGGGGACGCCAACCTTCACGGCGGGCGCCTCATTCGCGCCCTTCCTGGTGGACGGGGTCGACGAGCTGGAGCGCGTCAACGCCGCGGTCGAGGCGGCCGGATCGGCAGGCTTCGTGCTGGGGCCGGCCATCGGCGCGTTCCTCGCCAAAGTGCTAGGGCTTCCATCGGTGTTCTGGCTGATGGCCGGCTGTTCAGTTGCAGCAGCCGCGCTGGCCTTCGCGGTTAGGACGCGGGACATCGTGGCAGCCGAGCAGCACCACCCGTTTGCCGAGTTTCGGGATGGTCTGCGGGTAGCCTACTCGACCCGCACTCTGCGCTACGCGATCCTCGCAGGCACGGCAGTTTGGTTTGGGTTCGGTGCGTTCTCAGCGCTCGAGCCACTCTTCTTCCGCGACGTCGTCGGCGTTGGCGTCGAGTGGATCGGGTGGATGAACACGGCGTTCAGCGTCGGTCTCATCACCGGTGCCTGGCTCCTGCCGAGGCTCCCGCGCAAACTGCTCTCGGTACGAGGACTGGCCGTTGTGACCGCGCTGTGCGGGCTCGGAGGCATCGGCTATGTGGGGACGACCGACCTGCGCACGATTGCGCTTGGTGCTGCGGTATGGGGCCTGATGATCGGCGTCGCCGAGCCGCTCATGCGCACGGTCCTGCAGGTGGCATCGCCCGAGGGTTACGTGGGGCGGGTGATCGGTACCGCCATGTACCACCGAAACGCCGGGGAGCTTGTCCCGCTCGCATTCGCGCCGGCGCTTGCCGCAGCGTTCGGGGTACAGGCGACGCTTATCGCCGGTGGCGTGGTGGTCGCTGTCGGCGTGCTCGCGTCGTTGCCGATCGCCGCATCGATCGATCGCGAACTCGCGGCCGACGGCAGGTCGATTCTCGTCGCACACGCAAGCGAGCCTCACGTCGGAATCGGCGACGAGATACTCTGAGAGCCGGAGTCACGGTCGGGTCGAATGCCACTTATCGGGGCATGTGCCGCTCGTCGCGAGCGAACAGCCGTTCGGCTATCCACAGGCCCATCATGTCGCCCTCGCGTGCTATTCTGACCACGATATCTTGTGGTTTTCGTCTTCGTCGGGGGAGTCCGTGACTTATGCCTGAGGATCGCGTTCGCACGCCCGAAGTGGACGATCTCCTCGTCGCCTTGACCATGCTCGAAACCGGTGACGATGCCTATGCCTTGCTCCTTGATCTGTGCACGTTGCGCGAGATTCACGACATGGCACAGCGGCTCGACGTCGCCAAGCGGTTGGCCGCCGGTGAGCACTACGCCGCCATCCAGGAATCGACCGGCGCTTCGGCGACCACCATCTCTCGGGTGAGCAAAGCCCTGAACTATGGCGCCGATGGATACCGCTCCATCCTTGCGCGACTCGGTACATCTTCAACGGTCTCGGAGTAGACGCTCCATGTCATTCGTTCACCTACACACGCATACCGAGTATTCGCTTCTCGACGGCGCAGCGCGGGTCAAAGCGCTCGTCAAGCAGGCGGTCGATTTCGAGATGCCCGCGCTTGCCATCACTGACCACGGCTACATGTACGGGGCCGTGGACTTCTACAAGACCGCCCGGGATGCGGGTGTCAAGCCGATCATCGGCTGTGAGGTCTACTTCAACCCCGGCGATCGCGGCAAGCGCGAAGGGCGCCCGGATCTCTATCACCTCTTGCTGCTGGCCAAGAACGACGAGGGCTATCGCAACCTCATGGCCCTCGTCAGTGATGCCGCAGTGGCGGGCTACTACTACAAGCCGCAGGTCGACATAGGCCTTCTTGAGCGCTACGCGGAGGGGCTTATCGGCACGTCGGCGTGCATGAGTGGCATCCTCAGCAAGTCCATCGAGTACGGCCAGCCCGAAGAGGCCCGACAGTGGGCCAAGCGCTACGCGTCGCTCTTCGCGCCCGGCGACTTCTACGTGGAGTTGCAGGAGCAGGGCATCGTCGCCAACAACGGCGTGAGCCAGACGCAGCTCAACCGCGAGCTCTCCACGATCGCAGGCGAGCTGGGGCTCGGCGTTGTGGCGACCAACGACATCCACTACCTCACCCGCGAGGATGCCGTCACGCAAGACCTGCTGCTGTGCATCGGCACAGGCTCCACCGTAGACCAGCCAGGCCGCATGAAGTTCTCGTGCGATGAGTTCTACATGAAGTCTGCCGAAGAGATGGCCGCCGCAATCGGTAACGTCTATCCGGAGGCGATGGCGAACACGCTCGAGATTGCGGACAAGTGCAACGTCGAGATCGAGACCGGCAAGATCATTCTGCCCAAGTTCGAGGTGCCGGAGGGCGAGACCGAGGCGAGCTACCTGCACACCAAGTGCATCGAAGGCCTCAAGGAGCGCTACGGCGAGCCCATCCCCGAAGAGGCGCTCGAGCGGCTTGCACACGAGCTTTCGATCGTGGAACCCAAGGGCATCTCGGCGTACTTCCTCATCGTCCAGGACTTCACCACGTGGGCAAAGGACAACGAGATCGGTGTCGGCCCCGGACGCGGCAGCGCCGCAGGATCGATCATCGCGTACGCCCTCGGCATCACCAACCTCGACCCCATCGCCAACGGACTGCTGTTCGAGCGCTTCCTGAACCCGGAGCGCACGGAGATGCCCGATATCGACATGGACTTCGACGACGAGCGTCGTGGCGAGGTCATCGAGTACGTGC containing:
- a CDS encoding MFS transporter, whose translation is MHWRRDLLQDRNTLLVVAARFISRVGGTAVFFIGVWGVAAYTYHASAKTLAFVMAGNSIASIIGSVIAGVLVDRIGPRRVLIYAELLTIPVVIALVMADSWGVFVGLAWLLGLVGTPTFTAGASFAPFLVDGVDELERVNAAVEAAGSAGFVLGPAIGAFLAKVLGLPSVFWLMAGCSVAAAALAFAVRTRDIVAAEQHHPFAEFRDGLRVAYSTRTLRYAILAGTAVWFGFGAFSALEPLFFRDVVGVGVEWIGWMNTAFSVGLITGAWLLPRLPRKLLSVRGLAVVTALCGLGGIGYVGTTDLRTIALGAAVWGLMIGVAEPLMRTVLQVASPEGYVGRVIGTAMYHRNAGELVPLAFAPALAAAFGVQATLIAGGVVVAVGVLASLPIAASIDRELAADGRSILVAHASEPHVGIGDEIL
- a CDS encoding TrpR YerC/YecD; the protein is MPEDRVRTPEVDDLLVALTMLETGDDAYALLLDLCTLREIHDMAQRLDVAKRLAAGEHYAAIQESTGASATTISRVSKALNYGADGYRSILARLGTSSTVSE